CTGACGGGCTACAAGGAAAGGAGTTCCTTATCAATGCCTATACCAAAAACCAGCGCGGAGAAATGTTTTTTGGTGGAACGGGGGGCTTGAATGTATTTCATCCCGACAGCCTAAAAGGAAGTAACGAAGTGCCACAGGTATACATTACGGGTTTAAAATTATTTAATAAACCTGTTGAAATAGGCGAAGATTCGCCCCTGAAACAGAGTATTTCGGTTACTAAAGAAATTACCTTTAAGGCTCGTGAAAATGTATTTTCGATTGATTATGTAGCCCTAGATTTTCAGCAACTCAAAAATAACCAATACGCTTACATCCTCGAAGGCTTTGATAAAGACTGGAACAACGTAGGAAAACAACGTACCGCAAGTTATACCAACTTGAACCCAGGAGAATATACTTTTAAGGTAAAAGCTACCAACAACGATGGTGTGTGGAACGAAAACCCTGCAACCATCAAAATCATTGTTTTGCCTCCGTGGTATCGTTCGTGGTGGGCTTTTTTGATTTATGGGTTGATGATTTTGGCGGGTTTGGTTGCCCTGCGAAGAATGATAGAAATAAGGGAACGATTCAAATCTGATTTGCGATTGAAGGAACGTGAAAAGGAACAAATTCGAGAATTGGACCGATTGAAAACCAATTTCTTTACCAATATCTCGCATGAGTTTAGAACACCACTTACTCTTATTATTTCGCCATTAGAACGCTTTTTTGCCGAAAATCCAGACTTGCCAGAAAAACAAAAAGGACAGTTCAAACTTATTCATCGCAATGCCAAACAGTTGCTAAAACTGATTAATCAGCTCCTTGATTTGTCAAAGCTCGAAGCAGGCAAGTTTACACCCGAAATTTCGCAAAATGATATTGTAGAGTTTTTAGAGAAAATAACCTTCTCTTTCAAAAGCTTGGCCGAACAAAAACAAATTGATTTGAAATTCAATGCACCTCTTCATCAATTAATGGCCTATTACGATGCCGATATTGTTGAAAAAGTAGTTACTAATTTGTTGTCAAATGCTTTTAAATATACGCCAGAGAAGGGCAAAATAGAGGTAGAACTTCTACCAGAATTGGGTGAAGATAAAACCGTTGAGCGTATCAAAATTATAGTCAAAGACTCTGGAAAGGGTATTTTGCCTATGCATATCAACAATATTTTTAATCGTTTTTACCAAATTCATGAAAATAGCCAGCCGCAGGTTGTAGGTACAGGTGTTGGACTTGCCCTTTGCAAAGAGCTAACAACCTTGCACCGTGGCGAAATCAGTGTAGCCAGCGTATATGGCGAAGGCTGTACCTTTACGGTGATGTTGCCTGTAGCAAGTCGGGCTTTTGAACGAAACTGGATTAAAGAAACCCAAAAAGAAATAGGAATAGAAAGCCCAACATTGATTACCAAAACGTTGCAAAAAACTAAAGTTAATCCTGATTCGGAAAAACCAATAGTGCTGATTGCTGAGGATAATGAGGAGCTTCGAGAATATATCAAAGAAATTTTTGTGGAAAATTTCCAAGTAATAGAAGCCGAAAATGGCAAATTGGCTTGGGAAAAAGCCCAAGAATTTATCCCAGATTTAATTATTTCTGACTGGATGATGCCCCAAATGACGGGTGTAGAGTTTTGTGGTATGGTAAAAGAAAACGAAAAAACTAGCCATATTCCTGTGATTATTCTGACCTCGAAAAGTAATAACGAAAGTAAAATTACAGGTTGGGAAATCGGGGCAGACGACTATATTACCAAGCCCTTCAATGCTAATTTGTTGGAAGTAAGGGTGAAAAATTTACTAGAGATTCGTCGTAAACTCCGTGAAAGGTTTAGTCAAGAAGTAGAGATACAACCTAAAGAAATTACCCTTAATTCGGCAGATGAACATTTCTTGGAAAAAGCTATTCGGATTGTAGAAGAAAATATTGATAATTCGGCATTTGATATTCAGCAATTGGAGCTTGAACTAAAAATGAGTAATATGCAATTGTACCGAAAATTGAAGAGCTTGACCAACCTTTCTGGCAATGAGTTTATTCGTAATATCAGGCTCAAAAGGGCTGTTCAGTTACTCGAAACTGATACCTATACCGTTGCTGAAATTGCTTATAAAGTAGGTTTCAACGACCCTTCGTATTTTACAAGAATTTTCAAGAAAGAATATGGTAAATCACCTTCGGAAATGCGAGATAAAGTAAAAGAAGCTTAGTCGCAGAGTAAATAGGTATTTCTAAAATATAATTTGAGAAAGAGTAACAGGAAGGAGTACAGCGTTGTTTGTGCTGATTTTTAATAGTAAAAATTATTCTATAGGTGAGTAACTCACCTATAGAATAATACAATACTTAGTTTTCGGGAGTGGCCTTTCTTGATTGTAGCCAGCCTTTGCTTAGGAGTTGGTTTGCCTTCCAAGCTTTTTGCTCAAGCTTCATTTTGTTGGTAGTTTCTTCCGATACAGGACTTATCGTACTCAAGTCAGGACAGCCAGCATCTACCCAGCTAGTGTACCAAAAATCAGCTACACAACGTGACGACGCTAATAAACGCTCGTTGACAGTATTACCCAAACGAAGCGAATAAGCTTTGGCAAATTCTGGCGAATAGTTCTTACGCATTTGTCCAAATCTTTCAGAACGCTTAAACTTTTTGTCTTCACTAAAGCCTACCGAAGCATTAATTTCTTCTTCAAAAACCTGTTTTAACATTATATTCGACTGACGCAAAACTTTCCAAATCTCCTCTTGGGGATTTTTCAGGTATTTAGCTTTATGTTTTTGATAAAGGTTGTAGTCGTTGAGGTGTAATTCTGGAATAGTACTTTCCCAAAGCGAATGCAACCCTCTTTGATTACTTAATTGGCCATCATAATTGATACTGGTATGCAAAGGTACGTGTGCATCCGAAATATAGTGGCCCAAATCGGCGGCATAAAATAGAATACTATCTTTTTGTTTATTTCTAAAAGCATTTGTGAGTTTTTCTTTCAGTAATAATACCTCCCAAGGTACAGTACCATATTTGCGTAAGGTATCTTCCGAGTATTTTTTTACGGCATCTTCCCATTTTTGAGGCATAGTATTAATAGCATCTTCACCAAAAAGGGGGGCATCTATATCAATAAAATGTTTGGTTTCTTCCTTGGGATCATCTTTACGTCGTACATCGGGGCGTACAGAGTTATAGACAATGTAGTCTACATTGGTAGCAAAAAAACCTTGTAGTTTTTTCGGAAGCGAATAAATCGAAATCTGATGAATGGTTCTGTGAGCTAAAAATCCCCACGAACATAGGAACAAGGCCATAATGCCAAATCCTACTAATAAAGGCAGTTTTTTCATTAAATAAAAGTCTGAATCCGAAGATGCAGAATAATTGAAGGGTTTATAAAGATTGTTTGAGCTAAATTATAGTGCTAAGTTTAATTCAAAATACAAAACATTATCGAGTGGATTGAAAGTATAGGGGGGAGTTTCTTGAAACCCTAGCGATTTATATAAGCCAATGGCTTCATGGAGTGTTGTGAGGGTATCTAGTTTCATGGTTTGATAGCCATTTTGCTTGGCAAAACTGATAGCTTCTTGAGCAAGTTTTCGTCCTAACGAGTGCCCTCTGAACGCATTTTTGACATAGAGCCTTTTCATTTCACAAACGCCTTCGGCAATTGGCTTTAGAGCAATACATCCAGCTACCTCTTGGCCATGATATGCCAAAATGATACAGCCTTGGGGTGGAGCATATATCTTTGAAAGTGTTTCTAGTTCTTGCTCAAAACGCTGAAAACATAAATCTACATTCAAGTTTTGGGCATATTCCAAGAAAATATCTTTTACTTCTTGTAGTTCTTCAGGAGAATACTGAATATAACGTAATTGCATAAATCGAATAATGTATTTAATTTTTTGATGAAGGATAGTCTACTGATTAAATCATAGCTTATTTTTGAATATGAAATTACAAGAAATTTTAAGAAAACTCATATCCGATAATGCAATTCATGCTAGGTTCTTGAATACGTTGTCGCTGATGGAAAATACAGGAGCTAGAAAAATTTCTGCTTCAGAGCACAAAACCAAGGTTTCATATATTGTGCTAAAACATGCTGCTGAAGAAGCACGCCATGCTTTTTATTTGAAAAAGCAAATTCAGAAAGTTGGTAAAATAGAGCATTTCGCTACCTACGAGAACGACTATTTGCTGGCACCTTTTGCTAGTTATTCGTACCTCAACCTTTTAGATATACAAGTATGTAAGTACTTGAAAAAGACCTTAAACCTATCGGGTGCTGACCTCAGGTTTGCGGCTTACTTATTGGTAACGTATTCGATTGAAGTACGTGCCGATGAATTGTACCCAGCGTATCAAGAGGTATTGGATGAGGCAAAATCAAAAGTAAATATGCGTTCAATCATTGTTGAGGAAGAAGGGCATTTGGCCGAGATGATAACGCAACTTCAGGCATTTTCAGCAGATTGGCAAATTCACGCTCAGAAAGCCTGTGAATTTGAACAACAATTGTTTGACAACTGGGTGGACGCTATTGGTAAGGAATTAGCCAATTAATAGAGTAGTCTAGGCGTTACTGGGTTGGTATTCAGTGTTTTACTGGATGATGTCAAATGAATTTAATCATAGACATCATCCAATAAAATCTTTTCTAGCAATTGGCCTGATTTAGTTGTTAGAAATATAGAGAAGAAAGCTCATTAGGCGTTCATAAGTAATAAAATCATCTTCAGGAGCACCCGAAATAACCATATATTTGCGGTGTTTTTCGGCTATTTCCAAGAACTTATCACTATTGATAAGTTTGGCCGCAATCATTCCCTTAAAACAACGATGTGTTTGATTATACACATACTTGCAGGTTTTGTTGGGCAAATCATTAAAAATATGGTGAATCGCATTTAGGTTATTGTTTTCGGTCAAAAACACAAAACCTTGTGTATTCAAGAATTCCTTGATTTCTTCACAAATATCATCTAAATCATGTTCTTCAATAATTTTATACCTAAAATATTTGGCATTATTAAACTTCCCAATCGATATTACTAAAGTATTGGCATCGGGCCAGTAGTCGCGGGTGTTGCCCAAAAACTGCTGAGCAATTTGTTCTATTTGTTCGTGGCGACAGCCAAAATTTACTTCAAGCCACGTTTCGCCCTCATAAGTAGTAGCCGTAAAAATAACATTTAGAAAACCAGATGGTGTAAATTTGCGGAATTGCTTTTTATCAGCCATCAAAATAAAGTCGTGCCCGTAAAAAAAATCATGAAGCTTTTCATATAAAGTGATTTCAAATGGCTTGGTTGACATTAGATTAGCAAGTTAGGGTGATTATGAGACCATTTTTTGAAAAAGCACTTCAATAAGTCGTTTTTTTTCAAGTGTAAATGTATAAAAATCTATAACTAAAACGAGATTTACAGAAAGTTTGTTTTATGATAAATTCCAAAATAAATACTAATCAGTCCTAACGGAGAGTATATAACAAGCATGCAAAAAATACTTATTTTATCAGATACACATAGTTTTTTAGATAAGCGTCTTGAGCCTCATTTGGATTGGTGCGACCAAATTTGGCATGGAGGCGACTGGGGTAGTGTTGCGGTTTCGGACACACTTGTAGCCTTAAAACCTGTTCAAGGAGTTTATGGTAATATTGATGATGCTACACTTCGCCAAATTTATCCTAAAATCAATCATTTTACCTGCGAGGAAGTACACATAGGAATGACACATATTGCAGGGGCACCGTCGAAATACAAGCCCGATGCCTTGGAGTGTTTTACCGAGCGTATTCCAGATATATTTGTTTGTGGGCATTCACATATTTTACAAGTAAAAAGAGACCTAAAAAAAGGCAATATGCTGTTTATTAACCCAGGAGCAGCAGGACAACACGGCTTTCATGAAGTACAAACAGCCATTCGGCTAAAAATAGAAGGAAAAAGAATCTTTGATTTAGCTGTAATCGAAATGCCTCGTTCCTCAAAGCATTAGTAGGGTTGACAAGAATAATACAATTGTACTAAATTTGTAGCCGATTTAAGGAAGCCCATTGGTTTTTCTATTCGATGATTTAACACAAAAATTTGTATAACCAAAATGATAACGACATTGGCAGGAGCAGAAACGTTGAATAAAGTAGTTATGCTGGGCGACAAAGTGCTGATTCGTCCGCAAGAAGGAAATAATACCACTCGTTCGGGTTTATTTTTACCACCAACCGTACAAGAAAAAGAGGAAATCCAGAAAGGATACATTATAAAGGTAGGGCCGGGTTTTCCAATACCTGCTGTACAAGAAGACGAGCCTTGGAAAGATGCCGAAAATGTAAGATATATTCCTCTACAAGTAAAAGAAGGCGACCAAGCTTTATTTTTGAAAAGAAATAGCTTGGAGGTTGAAATCGACCATGAAAAATACCTGATAGTATCTCAATCAGCAATTGTGATGATTGTAAGAGAAGATTGGTAAGAATAAATAAATTATTTTAATAAATAATTGAGCCGTAAGTATTTGATAGTTAACTTTTTATAGATGTCAGGTAGAAATTCTCTATTTTTGTTTATAAAATATGGTGTTTTTGGCACAGCATTTGTAAATATTTTAAATGAAGTATTTATCCATATTTTATCTTCCAGCAAGATATTTAATCAAAATGACTTTGGATATTAATGTATTGTAAAGAAATAATAGAGAAAAACTTACTTTTAAGGTTTTTGGCACTACATTTGATACTGTTTTAAATATAAAAATTAAGGTTCGACTCAAAATAAAAAAATAATAGTACAGAAATATAACAGTAAGTATGCCAACTTATTGATTAAAGATTAGCCATTCTTTTTGCCGCCACGAAAGGAGTATGGATTTTGAAAACAAAGTTGCTATCGTAGTTTTATGCTTTGATAGGCTTTAATGTATCAAAATTTATCGCTCAAAATGATAGTTATGGTGTCCTTAGCGATGTCATTGCCATAACTTACCTCATTGCTGTCTGTACATTTTCCATTTATTCGGAAGAAATATCAACATATTTGAAATCTATTTTCAAATAAAAAAATACCGATTTGTACTAATGCTACTTGATAGAATCTATAGGTAGGTTCTAAACAAGAAAAGTAAGTACAGTTGTGCGTCGGCCAGGGTGTTTTGTATACCCAGCCTGTGTAAAAATCTTTACGGTAAGGTTGTTATCTTTTTATTAGCGGCTAACTATTGGCGGATAGTTGTCAACTAAATAAATCGTGTTACCTCCGTATTGGAAAGGGGTTGAATTGGGGATTATTCTGGAGTATTGGCGGATTTCTCTGGTTTTATATAACCCCATTCTTCCTTTATTTCCTTAAAAAATGTCAAATTGCTATTGTTGATTCACTATTGTAGGATAGTTTATTCTTCAGTTTTATTTAAGTTATTATCGTCCTTACTTTATTAGTTATTATCAAGTATGTAATACCTCAACGTATTCGCTATGCTTGTAAAACTAATTACCTAACCCTTAAGATTATAGCCCCGAATTGCGAAAGCTTTTCGGGGTTTTTATTTATTTGGTCTTAACTTTGCTCAGAAATCAACTTATCTCTATGTATATCTCCAACAAAACCGTCATACTGATTATTGGTACTATATTGCTTATTTGCAGTGATATTATGGCCATAATTACTCCCAAAGATTCTATTCCTTCAACACGCGAGTTAGCTCCTGTAACAATCTATTCTTCACGAGTACCCACAAAAGACAACCAACTTCCTGTAGCAGTATCGGTAATAGGCAAAGACCGCCTGCAAGTAGGACAAACCAAAATGTCGCTGTTTGAGTCGTTGACAGCAGTACCGGGGGTGTTTGCAATGAATTCCGAGAACTTTGCCCAAGACCTGCGTATTTCTATCCGAGGGTTTGGGGCAAGAGCGGCATTTGGTATTCGAGGACTCAAAATCGTAATGGATGGTATTCCTGAATCTACACCCGATGGTACAGCCAAGTTAGGTAATATGGACGTAGGTATGGTAGAAAGAGTAGAAGTTATAAAGGGAGCTACAGCAGGAATTTATGGAAACGCTTCGGGAGGGGTAATAAGCCTTATTTCGGAATATATTCCTGAAAAACCATTTGCCGAATTTAGTACAACATTGGGTGCTTGGGGCTTGGCAAGGTATCAGGTAAAAACTGGTGGTACTACAGGAAAGTTTTCTTATTTGGCCAATGCTTCTCGTTTGCAAAGTACAGGATACCGAGATAAAAGTACCCTAGAACGTAACCTTATCAACCTAAAGTTGGGCTATCAGTTTACCGAAAATGCCAAACTAACTTTTCTGGCAGGCTATGTTGATAGCCCCAAAGCAGAAGACCCTGGTGGACTTACCCTAGAGGAAGTTGGTAATAACCGAAGGCAAGCTCGCAAAGCCAATATTGATTACAATACCACCGAAACTTTCAAGCAGGTTCGCCTTGCTATGGTTTATGACCAAAATATTGGCAAAAATCAACAATTAAATATCAGAAGTTTTTATGTAAACCGTGATTTTAATACCAACCAAGGTTTTGAGAATAGTGGACAAATTGCCTTCAAACGAGAATTTTGGGGAGGAGGTGTCGCTTATCAATGGACATTGCGACGATACCGCCTAAAAACAGGAGTAGACCTAGAAAATCAAAGCGATAACCGTCAACGATATGATAATAAATTAGGATTAAGGGGAACTTTGCGGTTGGATCAGCTTGAGGACTTTCGGAATGTAGGACTATATATTTTACAAGAATTTACCCCAACCAAACATATTCGGGTAGCTTTTAATACACGTTACGATTGGGTAAATTTGGAAGTAAAAGACGCATTTTTATCGGATGGGAATCAGTCGGCAACAAAGAATTTCAAGCGTTTTAGTCCAATGCTAGGTATTTCTTATAATTTCAATAACCGAAATACGATTTATAGTAATTTTACTAGCAATTTTGAAACCCCATCGCTCAACGAACTAACCAATAACCCTACAGGACAAGGAGGCTTTAATCCTGATTTGGCCCCTCAAAAGTCTCAGAACTATGAATTAGGCTATAAAGCATGGCTGGGTACAAAAATTAGGGTAGACCTCGCTGTATTCAAAGTAAAAGTACAAGACGAAATTGTACCGTATCAGTTGCCCAATCAGGTAGGACGCACTTTTTATAGAAATGCAGGGTTGTCGACTCGCAATGGCCTTGAACTGGGCATTACCTATAAAATGTTGCCAGCTTTAACGGGGTATTTTAATTATACCTACTCTGACTTTAAATACCAAAGCTATCAGACATTGGCAGGTAAATACGACGGAAATGCCCTTCCTGGAATACCAAACCATAATGTATATTCCGAGATCCGATATTTTCCGAAAACGGGCTTTTTTGCAATAGCTCAGTTTCGTAGTATTAGCTCAATATCGGCCAACGATGCCAATACAGTAAAAGTTGATGGTTATGCACTAGTAAATTTACGTTTGGGTTGGCAAAAACAACTCAAAGGCATTTTGATAGAGCCATTTATAGGAGTAAATAATATCAACAACGCCGTATATTTTGCCAATATCCAAATCAACGCCACAGCAAACAGATATTATGAACCCGCTTCAGGCAGATTTTTCTTTGGAGGACTCAAGGTACGAATCTAAATAAAATGTATGCCGTTTAAAAACAGAGGGTTAGAAAAAAAGTGTACGAATACCCAAAAAGGAACTAAAAATCTTTGGAAAATGCTTATATTTGCAAGCTGATTCTCAAAAAGAAGAAAGATTTTCTTTGAAAATTAGTCAAATTAGGGGGGCGACCGGTATTGACAGCTTGAGCACTCTAATTGTAAGCACGTCGGGAGTAGGGTAGATCTCCTGTTAAAAATCAATCCGAACCATAACTGGCAATACACAGTATGCCATGGCAGCTTAATTCCTAATTTAGGGTAAGTCATGGGTTGCTATCAACTAGGTTGATGCTTCCCGCCACATCCCACTTGGCCAAACTCTGCCGTCAAGGTCTGGGGTGTCGAAATGCAGAGTCGGTTTTTGCTGATGTCTCTGAGCAAAATCTAGTATACCGAGACTACGGGTTATTTTAGGTCAGGCTTGAACCTTGTTAACCTCGACAATTAATCAAGACTAAACGTGTAGAAAGCTATTGGTTTCCTTGTCTGGACGAGAGTTCGAATCTCTCCGTCTCCACTCTAAAAAACCGCTTAATTCTAAGAATTAAGCGGTTTTTTGCGTTTAAATTATGAAAAGATTTTTTTGAAAATTCTATTTTTTAAGCGAATAAATTTTAATACCGTCGATAGATTTTTTAATCGATTATTTAAAATAAAAGTCCCTTTATCGGTATTGATATGGTTGATGCGATGGCCATTGAATGAAGGTTCTACTGTTTTACCTGATTTAATATCAATAAAATCATTCCTCAAATGCAGCTCGTTGGTTACCATATTCGACAGCATTGGTGTATAATACAAGCAATCTTGAAAGTAATAATGTGTTACCTGCGAGTAGCGAGTACTACTGAGGTTTTCGACCTTCGATCCACCATGAATAATATTTGACGACCAAATAAGGGCATCTCCTTTTTTGGCATAAAAATGCTTTTTCTCAAAATCCGAAACATTCATGATACTTTCTATAAAGCTCTCATAATCATTGTATTCGCTATAAGAAGTATCGTTTGGCTCTTTCTTAAAATGGGCGAAATTATATTCGGGCATTTTATGCGATTTGGCATAGTAAAATACTGCCCCATTTTCGGGCGTAATATCTTCTAAAGCTACCCACACACCACACATAAAACGGGCAGGAATAGAGCTAAAGTGAATGGTGTCGGAGTGGGCACGTTGTTGTGTTCCTACCTTAAAATTCAAGGTCTGAAAAGGAATCGGTTCTCTGTCGTATAGCATTTCTAAAGTAGCCAATACTTTAGGATGGCTTGCTACCTGCTTCACACTTTCCGAATACATCCACAAGTCCTGAATTCTAACTTTATCACGATGGGTACTTACAGGAAAATCAAAATTAAAGCCTTTGTTGTCCATTTCGGCTTTGACATCGTCTATCAGCGACTCTGCAAACAAATTTGGAATAACAACAAAGCCATTGGTATGATATTCTAAGGCTATTTTTTGGTCTGCTTCGCTAAGGTTTTTGGTTTTGAGAATTTCATTGAAAAAAGGCGACTCAACCCAAGGTAAGTTCATTTGATGCATAAAGCTATATAGGTTTGATGGAATAAATACTAAAAATTAACCTCTTACAAATATACACAACTAATTGAGGGAATTGGTATTGTATCAATCGAGAAAATATTATAGGGAAATCCCAAAATCTATTTTGTTGGCTAATTGAAAAGAGGTAACCGCTGTATTCTAAAACCTATTTATCTTTACAAAAAAATCCAAAAGCTATGTCTGAATTAATAGAGAAATTTTTACAACAACGAGAGTCTTCAAATTTAGAATTTAAAAGTAAAATAGATAATCCTTTCAAAATTGCTCGTACTTTAGCTGCTTTTGCCAATACCTCAGGAGGAACTTTGTTGATTGGAATCAATGACGACAGAACCGTAAAAGGCTGTACTGAATTGGATGAAATGTTGAAAATAGAGCAGGCCGCCGAGCACCTTATTGTTCCTCCTATTGCTATTAGGTATCGGTCTGAAATGTGGGAAGGCAAGCGTAAAGTATTAATAATAGAAGTAGACGAAAGTATTGACAAACCTCACGAAGCGATTGATGAAAAAGGAAATCGTACCGTTTATGTGCGTGCCAACGACCAAACTACACCTGTAGGAAAGGAAATGTCTCAGATTTTGGATAAGGCCGACAAAGCCGTAGAAAAAGAGATACTCGAACAGCCCAATGTCAAGTACTTAATTATGTATTTGAAGAAAAACAAAAGAATTGCGGCTCGTGAATATGCCAAATTGGTGAATATTTCGGAATATAGGGCCAAAAAGCTCTTAGAAACGCTCACTTACGAAGGTGTTTTGCTAATGCTTACCAAACAACGCCCTCCACAGTTTGTATTGAAATAACGCTAGGTTTAATGAATAATCAGTTTAGTATTAACGATAATTTCTTCGGGGGCTAGTTGAATATCGTTGGGCGTGTTAATAATTTTTAGTAATAAATTGGCTGCTTGCTCGCCCATCGAATAGGCAAATTGCTCGACAGATGCCAGCGGAGGGTTGTCTAAATAGGCTGTAATAGGCAAATTGGCAAAACTCACAAAAACAATATCTTTATTAGGCACAAGTCCTTTATGTTTGCAGGCTTGCATAGCATACAAAGCAACGTAATCATTAAAACAGAATACTGCTTCTGGAGGTTTGGGGCTATTGATTAGCTCCAACATCTTTTTGGTGGTATCCTCCTTACTCAAATCCGATGATTTGATATAATACTGATAAATAGGAAGCCCAAACTGCTTCATGGCATGCCAATACCCCATAAGGCGTTCGTCAGATATTTCTAAACTGGCGGGGCCATTCAAAATAGCTACTCTTTTAAGTCCTTTTTGAGCCAAAAAATTAATTACCTCAAAAGCAGCATCGGCAATATTGCCACGCACTTTATTGACGGGAACATCTTTGGGAACACGGTCGAAAAAAACAACAGGAATACCATAGTTTTCTAACTCTCTGAACTGATAATACTGGGTGGTTTCGGCCGAAATAGAGGCAATTACGCCATCGACCCGGCTACTGATAAACGACTTGATTGCACGAGTTTCACGCTCTAGTTTATCGCGCGATTGGCTGATAACCACATTATAGTTTTGCTCTGAGATAACGTCTTCAATACCTGTAATAGCCTGCGAAAAAAATTCTTCTTTGAGGTGTGGCAATACTACGCCTATTGTAGAGGTTTTATTTTTTTTCAATAAAATAGCAGCAGGATTGGGTACATAATTAAGTTTTTTAGCAACCTCAAAAACCCTTTCTTTAGTACGCAAGCCAATACGAGGGTGGTTTTGTAAAGCTCTCGAAACCGTTGAAATAGAAATACCTAATTCTTGAGCAATTTGTTTGATGGTAACCTGTGTTTTTTGCATACTGTATTTTATTTTCTTTCGCCTCAGACATATATAAGGCCTAAATTACAAACAATTATGTTGAATCCGTTGGGCTTGATTCAAAAAAACATTCATCTTGTGCAAATGTTTGATTATAGGACAAACCCGCATTTATTGGATTTTTGCCAATATTTTCCTGATTTAGAAAACACTGAGGTTTTCTAAATTTCTCAAAAATATCGTCCTTTGAGTAAAAATAATCTCCTTCAAGAATGTACCCTAATTCTATTATTCAAAAATTCACAAGTGTTTTTTTTGCCCAACCAACGTTGGTATTGCGTGCCCCAGGCCGTATAAATCTGATTGGCGAACATACCGATTATAACGACGGTTATGTGTTGCCTGCAAGTATCGACAAGGCTATTTATTTTGCTATTGCCCCACGCCCCGACCGTATTTGTCATCTTGTAGCCTATGATCTAGATAGCGAAATAAAGGTTTCTCTCGATAATTTTACCCAATCTGATATTGCTTGGAGTAACTACCTGATGGGGGTAGTTGACGAACTTCAAAAGGCTGGGTATTCTTTCCAAGGTTTTAATGTAGTTTTTGGTGG
The DNA window shown above is from Flectobacillus major DSM 103 and carries:
- a CDS encoding LacI family DNA-binding transcriptional regulator — its product is MQKTQVTIKQIAQELGISISTVSRALQNHPRIGLRTKERVFEVAKKLNYVPNPAAILLKKNKTSTIGVVLPHLKEEFFSQAITGIEDVISEQNYNVVISQSRDKLERETRAIKSFISSRVDGVIASISAETTQYYQFRELENYGIPVVFFDRVPKDVPVNKVRGNIADAAFEVINFLAQKGLKRVAILNGPASLEISDERLMGYWHAMKQFGLPIYQYYIKSSDLSKEDTTKKMLELINSPKPPEAVFCFNDYVALYAMQACKHKGLVPNKDIVFVSFANLPITAYLDNPPLASVEQFAYSMGEQAANLLLKIINTPNDIQLAPEEIIVNTKLIIH
- a CDS encoding phytanoyl-CoA dioxygenase family protein yields the protein MHQMNLPWVESPFFNEILKTKNLSEADQKIALEYHTNGFVVIPNLFAESLIDDVKAEMDNKGFNFDFPVSTHRDKVRIQDLWMYSESVKQVASHPKVLATLEMLYDREPIPFQTLNFKVGTQQRAHSDTIHFSSIPARFMCGVWVALEDITPENGAVFYYAKSHKMPEYNFAHFKKEPNDTSYSEYNDYESFIESIMNVSDFEKKHFYAKKGDALIWSSNIIHGGSKVENLSSTRYSQVTHYYFQDCLYYTPMLSNMVTNELHLRNDFIDIKSGKTVEPSFNGHRINHINTDKGTFILNNRLKNLSTVLKFIRLKNRIFKKIFS
- a CDS encoding AlbA family DNA-binding domain-containing protein, with amino-acid sequence MSELIEKFLQQRESSNLEFKSKIDNPFKIARTLAAFANTSGGTLLIGINDDRTVKGCTELDEMLKIEQAAEHLIVPPIAIRYRSEMWEGKRKVLIIEVDESIDKPHEAIDEKGNRTVYVRANDQTTPVGKEMSQILDKADKAVEKEILEQPNVKYLIMYLKKNKRIAAREYAKLVNISEYRAKKLLETLTYEGVLLMLTKQRPPQFVLK
- a CDS encoding TonB-dependent receptor family protein yields the protein MYISNKTVILIIGTILLICSDIMAIITPKDSIPSTRELAPVTIYSSRVPTKDNQLPVAVSVIGKDRLQVGQTKMSLFESLTAVPGVFAMNSENFAQDLRISIRGFGARAAFGIRGLKIVMDGIPESTPDGTAKLGNMDVGMVERVEVIKGATAGIYGNASGGVISLISEYIPEKPFAEFSTTLGAWGLARYQVKTGGTTGKFSYLANASRLQSTGYRDKSTLERNLINLKLGYQFTENAKLTFLAGYVDSPKAEDPGGLTLEEVGNNRRQARKANIDYNTTETFKQVRLAMVYDQNIGKNQQLNIRSFYVNRDFNTNQGFENSGQIAFKREFWGGGVAYQWTLRRYRLKTGVDLENQSDNRQRYDNKLGLRGTLRLDQLEDFRNVGLYILQEFTPTKHIRVAFNTRYDWVNLEVKDAFLSDGNQSATKNFKRFSPMLGISYNFNNRNTIYSNFTSNFETPSLNELTNNPTGQGGFNPDLAPQKSQNYELGYKAWLGTKIRVDLAVFKVKVQDEIVPYQLPNQVGRTFYRNAGLSTRNGLELGITYKMLPALTGYFNYTYSDFKYQSYQTLAGKYDGNALPGIPNHNVYSEIRYFPKTGFFAIAQFRSISSISANDANTVKVDGYALVNLRLGWQKQLKGILIEPFIGVNNINNAVYFANIQINATANRYYEPASGRFFFGGLKVRI